Genomic window (Phragmites australis chromosome 21, lpPhrAust1.1, whole genome shotgun sequence):
CAATACGCAACAAAAGGATAGGAGAGTAGTCGTCCTGCATTCGTCCGGCCCCCGTGtctcttgcttctcgagaaCAACATGACAGCATTACTCCACTGCACTACCGCCGGCGCGAGGTCTCACGTCGCTGGGCCCGAAGAAGACGTGAGCACGGTGCGAGCTCGTCGGACGCGTGAGTGCGGCCTGCAGCGCAGGAACAAGTGGCGTCGTTAAATTTTCCTAGCGCGAGTTGCCGTGCAGAGATAATGGGTGCTACTGCTTCGTGCTCGTCGAGACGGTCCCTTCACTTTTTCCTCGCTTCTCAGAATAATGCGATGTCAATGGGAGCACGAATACGAGGTGCTTTGCCATGGCCGCCACGGAGTTCTTGCACTGCGCCGGGGGCAAGGGAGCAGAGCAAACGAACAGTAGTCCATGGCCATTGCATAGCTCATCATAATCCAGGGAAGTATAAGCATGATAATCTGCATAAAGTTTTCCTTGTCGCTTGCTTTGACTCTACCCAAACATCCCCAATTATGCGGCCTAATGAAAGGACGACAAAATATTCTGTCTGGCCGGACAAAATCATCGCAAAGGTCAAGTTCCGAAGagaagagcagagcagagcagtaCGTGATGCTTGCCGTTGCCGTGGATTGGGGCTCCTCGTGAggaatttttttctccattgGGCCCAGAAGACATGCACAAACTGGCCGTAAATCAAGGTGCGTCTGCCTGCAGCAACGAGCAGATGAAGCAAACACTTGCTTACTTTGCCGGGCTGGAATCTTTAGGCGGCCCACATGGCAGCGATAAAATGGATCGAGTCTATTTGGCTGAGACCGTTGGTGGTTGCATCGGACGGCTACCGTAGGCAACGGAGCCAAAATCCGGGAGAGAATCGACGGCGGAGAGATGAGATGATGCCGGAGATCTACCGAAGACCGTCGACGGCCGGGCCACCACCAACGGCTCCCTTTTTAGGGCCGGGCGCCTGCGTCTGGGGCCTTTATCCTGTCCCCACTCCAACGAGAAAAACTGTCTCAACGCACGCCACCCCCTGCCCCCCACACCTTTTGATACCCTACTTGCCGGGCCCACCAGTAAAGGTTGAACGGTAAAAAGAGACAGGAGGGTATGCTTCCCTCAGGAGAGGTTCCCGGCTTCCGTTTAAAAATAGTAgatattgtttttttaaaaaaaatcaaatttgcaTAACttgattaatatttaaataaattataaaaatatctagtgtataaaaattatataactagattcagaatttaaaataattttattttatataaattttgtacctataaataatatattttatgagaaaatcttagttaaaatttaacatTGAAGACCGAGTCTAAAAAAATATGCGTGCTATTTTTGAACGGAGGGGGTATAAGCAGTTTGAGGGGAAAagtaaaatatttaattagttATATCTGTTTAGATATGTTGGACTATTTTCTGTTTGATTCATTGAACCTAAAGCCGAATAAGCGGCTTCAAGAGTTAAGATTATATTGGTTACTCGTACTAAGATGATTTGTAACGCTAATGAGTAGGTCCACCTGTACGAGCAAATGTAGAGCATGCATCCTTTAGGATTGAGATTCTCTACTTTTACAGAGAAAAGTCACTGTGTTATAGTATTCGTAACTTTAGCTTTTCTGCGAGCCGTTGGATTGAGAACGGACTAGATTTATCACTATAGTAACGCTGTTTAAAATACTGTAGCACGGTGACTTTACTCGGTAAAGATAGAGGATCTCAGTCATCTTTCAGGTTAGACTACGGAATAAAAATTAACTCAAGATAATACCGTATATTTATATTTCGTCATATCAGATTAAAACAATAAATAGGAATAATCAAACATAGATATTGATCAAACCAATAAAGGTAGattgagacaaacaaacacacccACCCTGCGCCCCTGCGTGCGATATCTGCGCCCATGCTATATTTATAGCGGTGGCCGCTGCTCTGCTCCGACGAATAAATTTTGCTACCGGTGGCCAGTGGCCGGTGGCCGGTGCAGGGCGTACGGCCGGGCCTGCGGTGATCTGGATAGGTCGCTTCAGCGTGTACGAGGCGGCGTCGGTTTGGAGAAAAATGGCTCAGTGTGCCACCGTTTAGTGACGGGATCTCTGGCAAGGGTCAAGCAAGTCGTGCAGATAACCTAGTGCAGTCAGAACAACCAGGGTATGTGTGAACGGGGTCCTCTGTGCACGGCACGTTCGCGGGAATCTTAACTCGCGTAGACGCATGTAACGCGGAGATTGATGCCAGCCGGCATAGCTTATGCACATTTTTCCAGCCGATGGCTTCTCTGACAGCGTGGTCCACACCTTCGGCCCTTCTTATCCGAACTGGACGCGATGAATACGCGAACAAAACAATAGGAAACGCGGGCCGTCACGCCGGCGGACACGTCGCCGCGCGCGGATAGGAGAACGCACGACGGCAGCGCGAGCAACGCGCGCGGCCTCGCCCAGCCGCCCTCCCCACGCCGGAGCCGGACGCTCGCTCGACGGATGGATTGGGATTGGAttgggatggggatggggatcgCGCGCGGGCGAGTGGCAGGGCAGGGCAGAGCAGAGCACGCACGGTCACATGGCACCGGCGCGGCGGTGGCATGTGAGGTGGTTGGCGCCGCGATGGCGAGCGCAACGTGGTGGTTGCAGCAGCCGCGCCCTGTGAAATCATAGTGCCCGCGGGACCCCCGCGCGTgacttcttttcttctcttcccGCCCTCTCGTATTTTTCCCGCTGGCTTTGCATCGCTTGCTTGCCACTCCTTCCCGCCAATGATTCCGGGTGGCACGCCAAAATCCTAGTCAGAACGCAAGCCACGTCCCTTTCGAACGAACGAGTAACAACCCAGGCCGCCGAGAATGTTGGTGTTGGGATAGTCCTATATTAGTTGTGTAAGTGCAACTAATGACTCGAGAGGGCGCAGAAATGTGAGGAGACTCTCACCTTTTCGACTTGTTTTTGGAGTGCAGAAATATCATTTCCATCCTACAGTTAGACACTGGCCGATTAAGCATCAGGTATTAGTAGTCCTGCGATGACTAAGTGAcatgcacaaaaaaaaaacactggaAACAACTTTTTTAAAGGACTAAACTCTTGTTGGTTGGGCTTTGACGTCTAGGTTTAGTTTTTTGCCGATTGAAGCTGACGGGCTTGGGCGATCAGGTGGCATGGTCCTGGCCCAACAACGCGCTCTGGTTTTAATTGGGCTGGAAAGATGGGCCAAAATTGTAGCCCAGACAACTCGCATCCTGATGGTTCAATTGAAAAGGTGGAACAATTTTTAGACACAGACATCTTGTTTCCTGTTTCTGATTTTGTTTCTATTGCTACAATATAGAATAAACGGGTCCTATAGAAGTGATTTTTAAAGAAGTTAAAAGTGTGtttctgagaaaaatgaattaaaaCTGATAAACTCGCTGAGAGACGCtattctgagaagctatgtgctgagaagaaaaaaaattattgtagaaaccaacaacttatttaaaaaatagtttttcaaaCAAGTCAAAAACATAGCTTTTCAAAAAGTGCAAAAGAGCGGGCCCTTAACTTCAAGgaatgctactgaataattgagCAGGGCAAAAGTGTTTTATGCATTGCTCTTTCTTCAGCTTCTAAAACCCCCTGTACACCCTCGCTTCGACCAGTTTAAGATTAACCGAAACCACCGGAGGTGTAAAAGTAGAAACTGTTTTTTAGACAATGGAAAAAAGCTCCGATTTTTTGTATCGTGTGATGCATACAACAAAGTTCATTGTTACATCATCACACCCCGTAGCCAAATGTAGAAAGAAATGAAAGTAGAAACTGGTACATTGCCCAGTTTCTGATTTGCTGAAGCACGGTTGATCCACATCTTTAGTACCCTTTACAGATTACTCTTGTCAACTCATCAAATGTGAAAAGTATAGGAGATCCAAGAGTGTGCTGCTGCTGGTAATCAGTTATTCAAAGATGAAGCGGCCGGCCACGTTGGTCCGATAATAGAGTACGAACTAAGGCCTCTGTTCTTTCAAGCATTAGGACTCGGGAGCCTCTAGGTCAAAGCATCTCTCTAAAAAAACTGAAACCTTTGTGTTTCGCACGGCCTGCACCACATGAAAAATCCATTATGTATGCGGACATACGTCTTATCAAGACTATTAATTTGCGATTTGTACCAGAATGGTagataaaaaattcataatcaaTGATAGATAAATGTTAGGTAGGAGAGATGGATAATAAAGATAGATGCGCGAAAGGACATACATACGCCTTGTCCATTCATTTTGCAGGGTATCTTGCAACAACCATGCATTTGCCAATTTTAAACAGACAGCAACATGGTATTCACCGACTCACCGTTTCGTTGTACTAGCACCAACTTTCCGTGAAACCGAAACTGAAACGGGGTAGGTACCTCTTCCAACGCAACTTCGTAGTTCATACATGATTCAGTGATTTGGTACACATAATCAATACAATGATTACTCGCCAATTTCATGATTTAATTGTGGACCTGTCGTTCCGTCTGTTTACCTGCTGTGCCCGAATCTCCAGTTCCCAACACTGCATATCCGACAAAGAGATAGCTGTGCATCTCTGAAGTAGAACAGTAAATATGTCACAAGAAGCAGTGAACAGGTACTAGGCACTGTTGATACTGCCAAGGCGCCGTTAAAATAGTGCACTCGTGACCCGAAGCCTCCATTCCTCGCATGATTTGCTCCACAGCCATGTGACCCCTGCGTACCAAAGCACGTCGGGTGCAACGACCGTTGATGGCGATCGCGCGCGGCGCACTGCATTCGATCGATTcctgcctataaataccccggCAAGGGCGCTCCTCTCAAGACCATCCCAAACACAGAACCTCCTCTCTACTGCTTAGTACCATTAGCTACTCTCTCAAGCTTTGAGTTGGTAACGAAGCTAGCAATATGGCCTCCGTCTCCTGCAAGGTGGTTGCACTTGGTGCAGTGCTCTTCTCCCTCCTTGTCACGTATGGCTCGTGCGCTAGGCCGGTCAATTTTAACGCCTCCGACTTCACCGCCGACCCCAACTGGGAGGCTGCCAGGGCCACCTGGTACGGCGCGCCCACCGGCGCCGGCCCTGACGACGACGGTAAGTATATATGCATGATTGCCGGTGCATGCATAGCGATCGATGCATGCCGTGCTCTTGAACGATCCAGAAACTTACTTGCCGTGGCATCCAATGATGTGCAGGTGGCGCCTGCGGGTTCAAGAACGTGAACATGCCGCCGTTCTCGGCCATGACGTCGTGCGGCAACGAGCCCCTGTTCAAGGATGGCAAGGGCTGCGGCTCCTGCTACCAGGTAGATTAATTGGTCACATGACGTTAACGTTGGTGCCTGCCATCATGAAAAAGGAGACTGAGAAAGGTAAAGTACAGTATTGAGTAGTAACTCCATtctttgcttgctttttttcAGATAAGATGCGTCAACCATCCTGCGTGCTCCGGCAACCCGGAGACGGTCATCATCACCGACATGAACTACTACCCGGTCGCCAAGTACCACTTCGACCTCAGCGGCACGGCCTTCGGCGCCATGTCCAAGCCCGGCCGCAACGACGAGCTCCGCCACGCTGGCATCATCGACATCCAGTTCAAGAGGTAGGTAACATGCACTGCTAGGTCGTTGCACGGAGCCACAGACCAACAATCTGCAGGTCCTACCTGAACAGAATCATAAGCTCGACCGTCTAGCTACCTGTGCTATTGCGAACCGAGCTACCGGTATTTTATTGGGGCTCAAGTAGTACTTCCACTTCACAAGCTGTCGCCTCCGGTAGTCCGGTTGTTACTGTACTCACTCCTAATTTGGAGTTCGCGCATGCACTGTGTGGACAAGCTAATGGAAACATGTCACATGCAGAGTGCCCTGCAACTACCCCGGCCAGAAGGTGACGTTCCACGTCGAGGAGGGCTCGAACCCCGTCTACTTGGCGGTGCTCGTCGAGTTCGAAGACGGTGACGGCGACGTGGTGCAGGTGGACCTCATGGAGGCCAACTCCGGGTCGTGGACGCCGATGCGCGAGTCGTGGGGATCCATCTGGAGGCTGGACTCCAGCCATCGGCTCACGGCGCCATTCTCGCTGCGCATCACCAACGAGTCCGGCAGGACGCTGGTGGCCAACCAGGTGATCCCAGCCAACTGGGTGCCCAACACGTACTACCGCTCCATCATCCAATATTAGCTCGATCTCATGATACGCTGCTGCACACAATTATTCGGTGTCATTGGTGATGTATCGTTGTTGCATTGGATTGAGGTGCCTTAGTTAGTAGGTGAGACATCAGGAGTCTGGCTATATGCCATAGGTGTTGTTTGTGTCTGCAAGAGATTGACGAGTCGTCGTggttcaaagaaaaaaaaagagagactgACGAGTGGGAAATGGAGGAAAGTTTGCATGCGCTTTCCCGCCCGCTGTCGATGCATGTACCACTGTATTCGGGTTATAAATTATAGCAAGTATTTTGTATGGCTTTAGTAATCAGTACACTCCGCTTCTCTCTCGTTTGTGCCCTCTGCTTGATAATTCAGCTCAACTATAGTTGTTTATCATTTTTTCGTTGTTTCTTTTCTCGAACAGCTTCGACACTTTCAATCGCCTGAAACTTTATTACATCTCAATCACATAAAAGTACAGCTAGATAGCTTAAAATCGCAATGCTTTTGTGAGTTGTTGAATGTTGATCTGATGGTAAAGAAAATGACTGACATATAACAAAACTCAGTTACTTGAAAGCTAGACACTAACTTTTGTAGTGGAACGGTTTCCCTATTACTGTTATCTAAGGTCTAGTTGGAACTTGGAACACTGGATTTTTTTCTCCCCAATTCCTACCAGAGCTTATCCGGTCCACGTACCAGGGATACACTTGACAAGTCCGATCCTGACTTCTAACCAACAACGGTAGCCTAGGAATAAGTGGAAGGCAGACTTCTGAATTCTGCTTCAGATGACTGAGAATTGGAGGTTCAGCAAGTGCAATGTTTTAGTACTGACGGTTCTACGGTTGACTTAGCATAGACCAACGTTCTGAACTGTAAGTGTACAACAAACTTTTCTTTCTTGCTGGCGCCTTTTGCTCTTCTGATGTGTACTCCATTTCCGTAGATTTGGCGATCCTGAAAAGGAACAACATAACGCCTGCAACGGCCAAAGCAGTGCAAGGTAGCTACGAGCACGTAGTTACAGCGATCAGTGCGTTGGTTGGACGCAAAGGATGCTAATCCCCCAACACAAGTCTCTTTCGGTCCAAAGCCCTTTCCCCTAACTAAAGTTCTGTGACCGATTAACCGTATCACAGAATGATTCATCGCTTTTTCGCTACTGTAATAGCCGACAAAGTCGCCGCTTAAAGATCACCCTGTGGACCTGTACTGAATTCTTGCCGCAATTACTGGCGTCAAACTCTCACTCCAGTCACTTGCAATGCCCGCACCAAATTAAGGGAAGCTACAGAGTACACACACGACGTATAGGCTCTAAACTAGCTGTGGGTGTTTCCACAAGATTTGTACACGAAAATGAGGCATCGGCATGTTGGTTCGCTGAAAAAGGCAACTGTTTCTGAACCTTGCTGTTATGCTGTACAACAAAAAGGATATGCTGTGTCCAGCAGATTAGCTGTCTATAAGTTATCCTTTCCGGATATACACAGAGAATAGGCGCAACAGAAAAGGAGAGCCTTGAattttccattttcttttcgGTCGCGTAGTTGCGCCTTCTTAATACTAACTATGGCTTGCGTGCCATAGatttcttttttggaaaaattgaaaaaataccATGAAACATAAAAATATTACTGTTTATGTGTCACTGACATAGTGACATTTTCACGTGGTATTTTTCCAAATGGCCCATTTCTTTTTCGGTCGTCCAAAGCAGTTAGCGTCGGAAAGAGACAAAGTAACTGACGGACGATGGCTCCAGGCGCATGTGCGCGCGAGAGAGAAGTCGGATGCCGACGGCTGCCCGGCGCTGCGTTGCATTTCATCCTTGCAGTTGCATGTGAGGTGCGGGCCACCGCGAAGACGAAAACTGCCGCCGGGCACGAGCCAGCAACCGGCAGGCAGAACGGAGTTATCAGCTGAGCCCGCGCACCGGGTTTGCAGGACCCACTCGTGCACCACCGTTGCCGTGTGGCCGGCTGATGCTGTGGGCCGAGCTTTCGCTTTGAGCGCTCTCCCGTGCCCTGGCCTCGGGTCCCGTCTGCTCCGTGGCGTCTCGCCGTCGCGGCCGGACGGGTAATTAACTTGTGGTTGCTGTGGCCAGTGGCCTTGTGGGATGTTTCGCTTGCGCACCGCACGGCGCCATGGGCAGCTTGTAGAAGCTGCGTACGCTTCACGTGAGCAACGCCGAGCCAGAGCTTCCGATCCTTTGCGAAGCAGAGCAATTCTTGCTACGGTTTGACATTGCATACGGATGGCCTAGCACTCAATTTGCCGCGGTTGACTTGTTTCTTGTAGACACTACTACAGATGCCCTCAAGTCAGACGGTCCAAAACCCAGTTCACAGACGGTGCAGAGATAAATTTACAGCCAGATTCCATCAGCTCAATCTAAAACGCATACTTTTCAGGTGTTGAGTGTAGGATTCTTGCTAGTCCCTCACCCTTGTCGGTGGACGAAATGTTCGAATGAACAGCGCCTAAACGCGACATGGGCGGTGCAAGTGCCAGCCTGAGAGTACTACTAGCATTGTAATCACCAGAATACGCATATGCGCAGGACAAGCATTTGTCAAGCCACGCATGAAGAAAAATGAGGCAACATCACGTTCGCTCCTGCTCGCACCAAATGCCAATTTGCACATGGGAAGTGGGCGGTGGTGCCAAAAATGTGAGATTGCTACGTCGG
Coding sequences:
- the LOC133903979 gene encoding expansin-B3-like; this translates as MASVSCKVVALGAVLFSLLVTYGSCARPVNFNASDFTADPNWEAARATWYGAPTGAGPDDDGGACGFKNVNMPPFSAMTSCGNEPLFKDGKGCGSCYQIRCVNHPACSGNPETVIITDMNYYPVAKYHFDLSGTAFGAMSKPGRNDELRHAGIIDIQFKRVPCNYPGQKVTFHVEEGSNPVYLAVLVEFEDGDGDVVQVDLMEANSGSWTPMRESWGSIWRLDSSHRLTAPFSLRITNESGRTLVANQVIPANWVPNTYYRSIIQY